CGAATCCTTTCATTTCTGAAaaatagacaggaataggacctgttctatattttgtgcccccccacccccatttGGGACCTTGAAATACACAGTCGTGTGTACgggtccatagaaaagaatggatccgTGCGCTATCCATGTAATACTCAGATAGCACACTAAGCACGGCCATGATTGTTGCAAAGGACCTAagagggcattcacatggagtaaagtagcgctgattctgccacaataacttaCGGCAGAATCgcgctgataaaaagcctcccgttgatttcaatgtgttccgcacggaaatcagaacccattgaagtcaatgggagtctttatcagtgctgattctgccgtgagttattgtggcagaatcggcgccactttactccatgtgaatgccccttaaaggggttgtcccatggaaagcatcctatctatactgctagttaatgtggatttaagacatttcctaaatgcattgctttatcaaaactgccttGTTTGGCtgatatcttaatttattcacttcattgtttacactcagtttctatggccacggggtttatctgctcatttcccaagtgatgtagctccctgctctcaggggggggggggggagagtgctcggcggcagctctgagctgtttatgtctgacaagtaacagagctcctcagataggggaggggggaggtgagagctccagcatttctgattctggtttaattgaatttggctgagataaggagtccgttacctctgtaatgTAATGCAaggtgactcaaatccagctctgctacatcggcttctacatcagcttcatactgtggtaatgcatttacaaccaatccctcattactgactgcaaacatagcagatagcagagcaagtgaaaccctgcccaccaatgtgccgagaaaaccaggaagtgaacagagcacagagcctgcaggttggtgaacaagggtaatgggaatacccctttaaggctgaagccatatgttgcagaaacacagctttttttttcgttgcagatttttccacttttttttttttttttttttgctccagagccaagaaaggctacaaaaagaatgtgaAATATGTAGGGAGCTCTTATAATTCTACcgtttgctcaatccactcctggctttgcctcaaaaacgcagcaaaatctgggaaaaaaaaaaaaagctgcatgtctgcaacgtgaggccttaggctTAAAAGAAACTACCTGGTAAATGTGGTCGCCTacctgactttctgttaccattatatctatgccggcgtttccgtagatataatcgacatgctcTGATTTCCAAATCCGTGccagctttggaaatcgcagtgtatcCGCGCTGCAactttaaatgcaaagtgggcatgggattcacatgatcccatccactttgcagatactgtaaaacgccgtgatttttcccgttgcggcaaattgcggtgtttccaGGCCGTGGGGCCCTGGACTAAAGGAGTAAACCAAACTCTAAGACATTGGTGATCCTCCGAGGTACTGAACAATTAAaagaaattgcaattttttttttatttttttttttgcagtgactGTCGCtatattcacactagtgttctggATTCCACGAATGCTGAAGAGTGATCCTAGTGTAAGCTGTAAAACGTAAAATGTTTCATTTTGTAAGAAGATTCTAAAATGTTAAAGTGATATGTCAGAGATTCTGATCAGTTTCCGTCACTAAAATAGGGAAGTGAGAGTGCTCGGCTTGTTAAATTTGTCACTTCATAGTGACCTGGTATTCGCATTCACTATCTAATGGTGCAGCGCGTTTTTACAGCAGGATCTATAAGATCGGACTCTTGGTTTCACGCTTTACTGTAACCTCGCAAAAGAGTAAGACAAACCCAGTTTGACAAGTTGGGTACAAATACCTTTACGTTACATTATAAGAATGTCGATCATAAAATCCTACAAAATTCGTAGTTCAATGAGCAATAAAAAATGCAAGTGATTTGATACATGAAAGCAACAATGTATGTAGGCAACTATCTAGAGGAGAGAGTGACGACACGCCCCACCAGGGGAAGACACGCCCTGAAAGTGCTTTTCAGCTAATTAGCATAATAAATATAGCATAATAACCTAATGTAGTGCAgtccagaataagaaaggcaccaTTGGAAAGTGTTGCagccgccctacaaggtactgccaTTAGTATGATACTGATCTtcctgctgacaggctccctttaacaaAGTTTCCTAAAAATCAATACGCCCTGATATATACACGACGTGCTAATGAATAAAGATGTCGGAGAGGCGTAAGTAACATCCAGCGCTTAGGAGCAGATTAAAGTTGTTTGTCAAAATAAAGCGGATTAAGTGTGCACGTGACCCTACACTCAGATCAAAACTGTCCAGAGGAGAGCCAGGAAAACAAATCCTCTCCAGTATGTAACCTGAGCAGAGTGATGAGATGGGAGCCACAAGCAGTGACACCAAGGTAGGAGGCGAATACAGAAAGGAAACTTACTGAAATGTCGTGTAGAAGCCATATCTAAAGGAGAATTCCCAAAACTGACCTCTATCCAGGGAGTAAGGGATAACATGTCTGACCCCTGGGAGCCCCATTAGATGCCAAAATGAGGATTCCGAATCCCATGTCCCGGATCACTGCCTGACCACACGGGTTCAATGCAATATCTATGGGACTGCAGAGTGGCTGGGCACATGCTCCACTATGGGATTGTAATGTGCAGGACCCCCCAATCTAGTAGAAGGTGGAAATTCCAAAATTTTAGTAGATCTGACAATTTACGTAGAGGATTCCTTAACATGTGATACATTGTTATGATAGGTCCAATGTGTTCTTTCATATATGACTAGCAGCTGAATTGGATCTATGGGATAGGTTGGCAGTAGTCGATAACGTAATAGATGATCTTCTATGATGACTTCTTGACCTGCAGAGTTACATCTCTTTGACACCCAACCTGTGGATTCCTCCCTGGAAAGGTTTTTGGAATGGGGAAATCCAGACCTCGTCCCGTCTGAGCCAGCTGTGGGACACTGGACGTACAATCAAGAACAAGCTTAAGACATCGCATCAGACTAACCCTCCAGAGGAGAAGGCGGCAGAGCGGACTATCCCACAATGCATATCCTTATTCCTACCAGAGTTTCCAGTGTGGTCTCCGGCAGCGCAGCCACAGATAAAGGTCTTTGTCATActaactatatatacagtatatagcagcatTTTAGTATATACATGCTCTTTCCTCAGTGTGCAGATAAAGCTTCATTAAATCTCTTGTAGCTTGCTGTTGCTGTAAGATACTGCAGCGTATCTGTCCTGTGTAGACATAGTCTAAACACACAGAATTGAATAAGGTCTTATTTTGGCCTAatgaccttaggataggtcatcactatcagaaCATTGGGGACACATAACCTTTAGTCCTTTAAAAAAATGCTAATTCCTCTAAAATCAACCTGTATTCTGtatcacatataaaagtagaaacaagaaatatatttaaaggggacctttccccAACTCCAATTTCTTGCATCCTCCAATAGGCGCCACTgctctgattccggcacagttggaattttctctctggtccccaccgttcccgagcaatcattgctgatagtttcagcacagttattccctctgctatcaggtgggcggtccctgactctctgctccagcctaggaccgcccacctagtagtagagaacataattgtgctgaaaataaCCAAAAGGATTGGTTGGGAAcagtggggagggggagggggctacagaaaaaattccaactgcactgtaaTCAGGGAAACGGCGAGTATTGAGAGATCTAAGgaattggaggtggtgaaggatcccctttaagtaaaagtTTAACCAAATGAAAGGCCTCCTATACACATAAGAAGAACATTGTTGGAACCAGTTGCACCTTTCTTCCTTGACAGAGGATGTTGTTGGGGAAGAAGGATCAACATATGCTGAATATTAACCCTAGCAGTAACTTATTCCCATCTCCCAACACACacaacatgcatgctcagctgaaccgagcatgcatgtgtatgagagGCCCAGGATGAATAGTGGCAGGCCCACAGTTATGGAAGGTGTATGGTCACCTTAAGAAGTGCTCTGAATTTATTATTATGgggcttttttatgtagattgtgagccctatatagggatcacaatgtactttttttttcacttaagtatgtctttgtagaatgggagaaattccacacaaacacggggagaacatacaaactccttgcagatgttgttcctggtgggatttgaacccaggactccagcgctgcaaggctgcagtgctaaccactgagccaccatgttgctccctgaatttattttccatcatgtctgtctgtctgtctggttAAGCTAAATAACCACTATCTCATTTGTTATAGATTTTAGGTTGTGTCGCTAAAGGATCTCTTGGTCCGGTCCTCAAGGTGTTCAACTGCACAGAGCAGAAGATCTTTGCCTTAAAGGTGAGACATTTATTTCTACACTAGGATGGTCTGGACACTGAACTGTTCATGGCTAATAAATATATTTCTGCTATTCTCAGGTATTACCGAAAGGGGAAGTTCTCCGCCGCGACACGCTGAGACAATGTAAAGAGGAGGTCAGCATACAGGTACCAGCGCTCTTCAGGGGGGAGGGGAGTGTTGTATACAAAACCCTTTATCTTTACGGGCAACCTGATAATGACAAAGGGCCATGAGCCTAAAGCCAATGGCATAATATAAAGATAACAAAGCAATACAGCCACAGATATTAAAGGGGTGGTGGACTTTGTTACTTTTCCTACCCACATCTGTAAATTGTGGTGTAACCCTGCAACAAGTATTTAATtcccctgcagtgcctccacaggcaAAATTAAGTATTGCACAGTCATCATTGAAAGCAAGGGATtgttcatgattagagatgagcgaacagtaaaatgttggaggttcgatattcgtttcgagtagcccctcaatattcaactactcgaatcgaatatcgaaccctattatagtctatggggggaaaatgctcgtttcaggggtaggcaacgttcgatcaaattacacttaccaagtccactagtgagggtcgggctggatcctccgagaagtcttctccgtgcagcgtccccgcggcgtcttccggctctgaattcactctgccaggcatcgggcctgggcagagctgactgcgcatgtccgcactacaaacgggcatgcgcagtcggctgtgcccaggcccgatacctggcagagtgaattcagagccggaagacgccgcggggaagctgcacggagaagatttctaaaggtaggagaagaaccagcgttgattggctgactgtatagcattcggccaatcaatactggttctgcatcgaacttttccattcgaatagcaagtggtactcgatcgagtacaaatatctcgaataccgtagtattcgatcgaatacctactcgatagagtactattcactcatctctattcatgatggGTCGTCCAAAGTGAGAGATGATCTTTGTAGCCCTTCTCTGCTCTGGCTCATATATGAGGGCGGTGACAGTGGGATACCCCTATAGGGTGCCATCATTCCTATTTGTCTTTGGTACCAGAGGCAGGTAAAGCATCCATTTATCCAATGCCTTGGAGAGAGCTGGCAGGGACAGCGCCATCTTTTCATCAGTAAGTTACCTTGTCTTCTACTTTTGTGGTTCGGACATATAAATGAACAATCAAGTCATTGTGTGAATTAATGTGTTTGTGCATAAAATTGAAtatatgtgggttttttttagttGGGGACATTTACATTATTCATTCATTGACATTCATAAGCCGAGATTGTGAACATGTTATATAAATGCATTATAAATCACTCGGGACATGACTTTGGGTGTCTCTGTGGCAGTGTGCAACTACTGTAGTTACGGGGACCTGTACTCCTTGTGGACGTCGGCCAAGTACATCCAGGAAGATACAATAAGGCTTTTTGCTGCTGAGTTGGTATCTGTTTTAGGTAAGTTCAATGGGCCGGTAATAGAAGTAGGGGACATAGATCATAGGGGGTTGTGTTTCCGAAATCAAAATAGAGGCCTCTAACAGTATCGGTTCATCCCGTCCTGTAAAAGGGTTCATAGAAAGCAAACACTATACTATGGACAATCTGAACAGAGGTGTAACTGGAAATTGCTGGGCCCCAATGTAATGGGGCCCCACATACATGTAGTTATAAGGGGTGAAACAGTAGCAGTTGCTACCAGGTCCTGGACCTTGATGGTCCCCAAAAAGTCTCTTTGCAACACAAAATATAccgctattctaaatggcacaagataaGGAGggtccccattacagattttacacgTTACGCCTCTGTGCCTCATACCATGTCCTATTTATAACACTAGTGCCATCTTATGTTGCAGGGAATCCTTTTGGAATCTGCAAGTTCAGCCCATTCACATTAGTCTTGTATTGACCAAACCTGCACATTTCAGTGGTACCAATCTACCAACTactgtgtagggggggggggggggggtctccagacTGTGTCTAAAATCAGAAAGATGTGTTTCTCCCCCCAACCCCATCTAGTAGGCTGCTTGGTTGATCTAGATGTGCATGAAGGTATGTTCTAAAGAGGACCtcacacctccaacaagtcctgctctttacatcagttaatagtcgctgctccactgaatctggcacagttggaattttttctctagcccccaccattcctgagcaatcaatgctgttaattttggtccctgatatcttattatttagtctctgtactgtcaggagggcggtgtcaggcaggagcagacaggggtgtgactctgagctctgacaatgactgcatctgattggtgctctgattcccaccccctgcctgacacccagtggcgtaactaccggggaagcagcagaggtagctgtcacagggcccaggacattagggggcccggcgacagccgctaccgccgcattttttttttttaataggccgttactggctggagtttctccagccggtaacgggccccacttacttaccgatcttggcaggggccgggatcggtaagtgacaccgtaggccccgcaaacatcattattatactcaggggtcttttcagacccccgagtacaatgatcggaggcccgggagaggtaaggtaacataacaaacattgttacttacctctccacgctccgcaaaggcttcggggcctacttgtgtgacgtctcagacgttacatgaccggggcctgcgtccttatgcgtcgcgacgcaggcccccggtcacatgatgtctcTGACATAATTGAAGATAGCTGACAGCTGGGAAcacagggaaaggtaagtaacagtgtttatgtttgtatccccctctcagtccccgattataataattgttaatgggtgtccacaatggagcataatactgggtgatggggccactatggggtataatactgggtgatggggccaatatgggacttaatactgtgtgcaggggccactatggggtataatactgggtgatggggccaatatggggcttaatactgtgtgcaggggccactatggagcataatactgggtgatggggccactatggggcttactACTGGatgatggggacactatggggcttaatactgggtgatggggccactatggggcataatactgagtgaaggggccactatggggtataatgctgagtgcaggggcaactatggggcataatagtgcggggaggggggggggaaggggcatgtcaaaggttcgccacaggacccgccattcctagttacgccactgctgacacTGCTCACCTGACATTACCtaacacatcaggcacaaaaactaactgagcttgttgctcaggaacagtgggggctggagagaaaatttcaactgtgctggagCAGAGACTATTAACAGACCTTAAAGTAAGAActtgaagtggtgaaaggtcttatTTAAGGTCAACGCACACAGCAAATCCACACCCCACATTGCAGCACACAGTTTAGTGTTTTGCATCAAAATACCTATATAAATATCATACAAGTGAGCAGGCACTATATACCTATGAGCAGGCGCTATATACCTATGAGCAGGCACTATATACCTATGAGCAGGCGCTGTATACCTATGAGCAGGCGCTGTATACCTATGAGCAGGCGCTGTATACCTATGAGCAGGCACTATATACCTATGAGCaggcacttttctttttttaactatAAATTCCCATTTGATTTTTCTATAACATATTAATATATACGAAGCCAGTGACAAAGGTTGAAGGCATACCGAACCTAAAACTTATACAAACAAGATGCCTGAAATATCTCCTGCAAGCTCCTAAGGCAAACAGAAATTTGTCTTTTTCTGGTCATTGAAGGTTCACATGGTCAATTCTACCAATGCTCTTTGGGTCCGGTCCTGGGGTCCTTGGGTGCGCCCAGTTTGCCTCTTCCCCGCTTCTTATTATCTCTGTTATATAGAAATATGACTACTCCATTGTGTGTCTTTTACTCCACAGTGTATCTTCATAATTTGGGGATCATACATAGAGATGTGAAGGTAAGATTGCATGTTATCATGAAAGATCTATCGTCTCTGTACATCCTCAATGGTGAGAGATCAAATCATTTCCTTAGAtgttacttaaaaaaaataaaaaagtacctAATACATATAtcattgccttaaagggattttcaagtCTAAAAATATTTATGACGTATCCTAATGATAGtgcagtgtcatgtcccctcttctcttccccccactgtatatatagaaaaaagaaaaaaaaaacccttaatccTCACCGTTCTCCATTCCCCTGTTCTCTCCTGTCTTCATGGCCACTACATCAGGCCTACTGCTCCAAGACAATGGGAACAGAGAGGATATCGGAGGATATGGATGAGTTGGAGTTTGGGCTGCCCAGACCCACCGGCTAGAACAGTGAGACAGCAAGTGCAAAACTGTCCTACTGTCCCAAAAGGGGCCCCTCCTGCGATAGGGCCCGGCACAAGTGCACTATTGGccatatggttaaagcggccctgcttCAACCCCTGCTGATCTGCTGTTCTCAGAAGTTGGCACACAGAGATTGGAACAGGAAACAGCGCTGTTCCTTGTGTAGTGGCCATACTAggttactgcagcttagttcCCATTCAATGAATGAGAGCTGAGCTTTAGTACTTGGTCTGACTGCTATACAGAgagcagagctgtctgcttcctgctccattctctgtatcaaTTACTAAGAACAGATGATCAATGAGGGTGTGAGGTGTAACCCCATTAAActggtcatgactagagatgagcgagtactattcagaacggcatcctgccgcttaaccccctgcacgctgaccgctcccattcattcctatgggtgcgtgctaatcGAAACTGCCgttccgaatagtactcgctcatctctagtcatgatcctATCCATCTATATTGTTAGCCTAGAAAACATGCCActggcggaaaaaagaatgctagcggtctccatagacctctattgtgagggggcggattatgacgtggattccgcgccataatccgccccctctgtgcccgtgtgaacgagccctaaggctacatgcacacgatcATATGCATGGATAGCTGTGGATGATATCTGTGCACTGTCCATGCCCTCAATGGACTCATTCATTTCCAGAAGTGAGCCCGGGCTACCAAACAGAGAGAaacaggacctgtcctgagttttgccccagaCTCACGGACCTGTGATAATACACAagcgtgtgtatggggccattgaCAATATTGGATCAGTGTTCTTGCCATGAAGAACACGGCTAGCACCCTGACGAAGCTCATGAGAGGGAAGATCTGGGATATCAGAGGATATTTATCAGTTGTCTTGTTACTGGGTATCCTATAGATCTTGCAGCATGTCATATAATACGGTATATACCAGTCCTGCATCGAAACCTTTCTAACTCCTAACCTGATTCTTTCTCAGATGGAGAATATCCTACTAGAtgaaagaggtgagtataactctgcTATATGTCACTATTGGCCAAGATCTGCTTGATTGTCGCTGGttactaattattattactattatgttTCTGTAGGACATCTGAAGTTGTCAGATTTTGGACTGTCCAGACACCTTTGCTTTGGAGAGCGTGCATATACCATCTGTGGGACCCTTCAGTACATGGGTAAAGGAGTTCTTGGAGTACTTTCCACTcctcatgactcgtgcggacaccgcgcagaaaacacacggaccccattatagtctatagggtccgtgtgctttcagtgcttaccgctttttaatgtgtttggtagtccgttcagaggGTCactaagcggactccccgaacagaataccagacACAGATGTGAGCTAGGCCTTATGTATAAAGTGTATacagtcatacactatatatggtgTCACTTATACTGGCGTTTGCTTTCCTAGCACCTGAAGTCCTCTCTGGGGGTCCTTATAGCCATTCTGCTGACTGGTTTTCCTTAGGAGTCCTGCTATATGCAATAGCAGCTGGGGAGGTAAGGACGTCGATAAATTCATTCACAACCATTTTGTTTTACCCGCATTGCATCTAAAATGAAAAATTGCAAAGAGTCTTGATGAAAAATGTCCTATAGTTTTGTGTCCATAGCccctgtgcagagctgtgtgtcgcCATGTTATATGGGTTGTCTCATTAAGG
This sequence is a window from Leptodactylus fuscus isolate aLepFus1 chromosome 2, aLepFus1.hap2, whole genome shotgun sequence. Protein-coding genes within it:
- the RSKR gene encoding ribosomal protein S6 kinase-related protein, whose amino-acid sequence is MGATSSDTKSYISLTPNLWIPPWKGFWNGEIQTSSRLSQLWDTGRTIKNKLKTSHQTNPPEEKAAERTIPQCISLFLPEFPVWSPAAQPQIKILGCVAKGSLGPVLKVFNCTEQKIFALKVLPKGEVLRRDTLRQCKEEVSIQRQVKHPFIQCLGESWQGQRHLFIMCNYCSYGDLYSLWTSAKYIQEDTIRLFAAELVSVLVYLHNLGIIHRDVKMENILLDERGHLKLSDFGLSRHLCFGERAYTICGTLQYMAPEVLSGGPYSHSADWFSLGVLLYAIAAGEFPVASATDHMSMLERVRVAAYDVPETVSRGLSHLLKELLCKVPRQRPRYLHQFKSHIFFRGMSFDPALLQKYPVDLVLKMRKSEVTVQPDFGGFEDFDWDLTQTLPFPCPA